AAGGCACAGTGAAGTTATTTTGAAAGGAGAATTAGCAtggagtaatttttttaaaaaaatacttcatagtattgaataatagaaaaagaaagtattataaatatgctCATATTTTTCTGACTATTTTCATGACTAAAGAGAGGTAATTATAATGACTTCATTCAATATTACTGTTACTTCCATAACCTTAGAATAGAATCTTTACCAAGAAAAGCCTTTGTCAGCTGTGCTAGAActtgaaatattaatatcaaaagGAGAATTCTGAAAGGCCACCTCTGGTTCCCAGCAGAGTTGTTTGGCATATCTGGGTCAATCATCATTTTAGCCAGATAGGACTTTCAGTATATATGTATcaagtttaaataagaaaagaagggaggcagggagagaggacctgcaggaggaaggagaacataaaagaataaagaatgcctcttatgtactttatttttaaaaatcagagtttattatttataatattggtAAGATTTATCAAAGACAATTTGCACCTGACAAGTTAAACAGGCAAGGAAGACCTTATTCAAGAATGTAACAATAAGGTCAAGACTATTGCAGTAGGGGAGAGAGGTTGAATTTAACTCCATTAAAACAAAAGGTGGGAGCTTTTAAGCACTGAGAAGATCTAGTGGAAAAGTACTGTGGAGAGGTTGGTCAATGTGATAGGATATCTATTCTTTGTTTGCTAATTTACACGTGCAGAAATTAGGTTTCTGCCCTCCCACAGAGACCGGGATAGAGAGGCACTATCTTTCCATGATTAGATTTGAAAGACCTGGCTCCCACATTCTTGAGAAAGACATTGCTAGGTTGTAAAACTGGCAAAGGCTGGGAGAAGATTTACATCTCCAAGGagcagagaaaaaatttaaaattgcaagTTTAAATGCTCCTAGAAGAGGGAGATGAGGGGCCTGTGTCTGAATAAACCTGTCCAAAGCTTAGTCAAGATGAGGGGAAAGTTAAGGCTGTCTTAGCCATATTTCTGTCAATATGTCTCATGAAGTGGTTTCATTCACTTTGTGCTGCTCTTTTTTCCGTCTTTGATTTTGTATTCTTGCCCTAGAGATATTCATGCCTAcacttactattttattttagtgttgtttgtttcctcttctcAGTTCGTCCCTTTCTACTGGTGTTCAATCTTCGCTTGGTGATTCCGTAGTGCCTACCTCCATTAATCAAGCTGCTGGTGGTTGTTCCTCttcatatgaaatatattaattgTTTCACTAAGAATGAGTCTTTCACTCAAGTGTTTAgagaaacagaagacaaagacattgaaacaacTTGGAAAGACAAAGACGTTATCTGCGTTGGCGGGCGTCATGTTCTCCCTGCCAGAGCCTGAGCAGAGCAGCCAGGGGGctgaagctgctgctgctgcagtggGATCCCTGGCAGCGACTCAGGGGGACTCAAGCAAAAGCTGGTGGCCAGGGCAGTGCCTGGCCAGTAAGAGTTCAATTTCACCCAgagacagtgtggggacagagcctcaaaaagcagtttccaggctcgcggcctcacatagaaaggtgctggctcaggtagtaaatggccttcgactgtgatcaaatggccatcagctgtggctagttggccgtcagctgtaaccagtgagccattgggcactaatataactgccgtggctaggctagcaaaaaaatgggagctagcaagaagatggtggctgagcctgcaagcggcacagtgagggttgagaattgtgttgctcctggttcctgtgtctccaacccagccgtcagtgagagtatagtggtgtgactcccctacctatggctccgtgggtgttcctttttggcctcaccatgtcctgcgttcttatgtggggatgGGACCGCAGACCCcgcagggtcccccgcatgacagCCTTCACTACAGAAACACCCAGAGGTGTGTCAATGGTTGGAAAACGGAAAAGCCGCTCTGCATACTAAGGACAACGAGTACGCTAAACCAAGCAGGCTGACGGTCCCCTCAGGTCCTTACCTTGGAAGCACAACCTTGAAGACACCTACTGCTGTTGCAGATCCAgcgggggaaaaaaaacattgttCCGTTAAAAGCATCAAGCAAGCAATCTATCATCTGAGACATAAGAGGAGTGTGTGGATGACTTTCGAGTTGGGGAGCGTATTTGCGTGCATGGAAACAAGCCTGGATTTATCTAATTTCTTGGAGAAACCCAGTTTGCACAAGGCCAGTGGGCGGGGATTGTCTTCGATGAGCCCATAGACAAGAATGATGGCTCAATAGCAGGAGTTCGGTATCTCCAATGTGAACCTTTAAAGGACATATTCATCCAACCTTTAAAGTGGCTGAGGAAGGTGCAGGCATAAGATCAAGTTTGGTTTCTTGGCGAGACAGACTTTACCAAGGGCGAATGGTGTGTGTGGAGTTAGATGAGCCTCTTGAGAAGAATGAAGCGACTGTTGCTGGAATAAGATATTTTCAGTGTCAACCCAAAAGTggcctgttttcttctatccaTAAAGTGACTAAAATTGTCTTTCCTTCCACTATGCCAGCCAAAGCCACCTCCACCGCTGTGAGGATGGTGACCACAACCACCAGCCTGAAGCGCAGCCCATCTGTCTGTTCTCTCAGCTCCATGAGCTCGTTAGTCTCCTACGTGAACAGCAAGCCCAGATGGGCAGGATTATTGACTGCAACTTCCTCCTGTGATGCCAGAAAGATTTCAGGTGCCACTGTCCTCCAGGAAGCCCCAAGAGAGAGGAAGCAGCATGCGAGCAGCTGCCGGCAAACGGGATCTACGTAGAGGGAGCGGAGGTGGCTAAGGCCACAAGCCATGTGGGGGAAAGAGAGCAGGAGGTAGCTCTGGCCTGGGACAGACACCACCAGCATGTCCTAGAAGTGGAGGCCAAGATGGACCATCTGCAAACAATGGTGGAAATTGTTGATAGGGAGAAGGCGGAGCTTCTCAACCAActtgaggagaaaaggaaagtggaGGACCTTCATTCCGGGTTGAGGAAGAATCAATTACTAAAGGAGATCTTGAGCAAAAGAGCCAGATTTCTGAAGACCCTGGGAATGTAAGAGGGCACTTAACTATGTAGATATTTCTCTTAACACAGATTGGTTACAGATTAAAATGCTTATTGGTATACTCTAATATTAACTGCATAATCTGACCTTGAGACATTGACTTTAATATGTCCATGCATGTCGCTTTCAAAGCAGTCAACATTTGTATCCTGAAGAAATTGTATGTAATGACTAaattctatcaaaaaaaaaaaaaagactaagacataaaaaaataacagctgaACCCAGAACCCAGAAGCAGAGCCCCTCTTTAACGGATTCATCTCTTTTTTGACAGAtatcagatattttatattctgggATATGGTTTTAACTGAGTGGTCTACACTACTAGAACTTTTCATAAGGATCCCATACAAAAATTTTGTAAACATtagagtactttttaaaatgcattgcatTTTAGGCAAAATTATAAGTATATGTatcaaataacaaatataaaggtTTGTATACCCACATTCAATCATTCATGAATTAAGATACAAATTTAGCATGTATTTTGCCATACATACTTGTACATTACTATTAACCAATAAGtggtaaatttgtatttttaaagtgcattACTAGTTTGATAACATAGATCGTATTTAAGCTTAAGGATGAAAACAGTGGCAATTCTAATTTCAAAATCTAGGTTATCTCACATAggttataatataaatataatgtatgaAGTTCCTTTTTAATTGTGCAACACATAAGTTATAAACAATAAGAAGAAATGatgtaaaagaatataaaacaatctTACTACtctattgaaaaaaagaatatgcacCAAATTTAATCTTCACCGTCgtgtaatataattttataaaaactgatgaaagaactttatattaatagttcagagagatcaaaattcaaagttaatttttaaataattaattccaACTTATACGGTATAAAAATGTAAGATAATGTCACAATTATTTACCTCTATTCATAGCATATGGGTAAGTTGATAGATATAATTATGTGcaatatatttttgtacatataaTTATAAGCACCCTCTATTATTAAGGTCGGCgatgtttatataaataataccTTTGTTCCAGCAATTTTGTTTATGCATTGGAGATACTCTGGAATAGTTTGAAAACTATTGTATATCAATAATAGATtcagtgaaatttttaaagaccacatttttatttattgagcaataaTGAAAAGGGACATCTTATATGCCCAtgtctcctgaggcctctctcaaAGGTTAcagtttatttctgttattgaagTTTCTTGTAGATAAATACCTGTGCTCCTTTCAAAGTCCTAGATAGATAAGTATGTCTGTCAAATTCTGCTCAGAATCTGGCAGAATAAAGTATGACACATTCTGTCAATGCAtgccctttattattttttttctttagtattctTTATGTGAAGTCTGGTTGAAAACTGTGTAGACATCCTGAAATTCTGATGATAGTCAAATTGCCAGTAACAGGACAATGCAAGTATTTCTCATTCCAATATTTGCATACAAATAGTAAAACAAGCTCTTATTTCATAATCTTCTGATTCGAGAACAATGGTTGTCAAAATATTGCCATGACTAATTATACAATAAGTAGCTgggatttatattaaaaatatagagtCTCAGGACCATTTGAGTCTTTCTGAATCTTGAGGATAGGACAGAGGGATtagaatgtgattttttaaaagccctgCAGTTTGCTAttgatgttgttttgttttttaaattaaatgtttacatgaaaattaacacacatttcttaaatttgatttctccaaattatttattatattttaatcctCTCTTAGGACAGCTTATCAAAGATCCATTATGCACAATGAGTAAAATATTGATTGAtattatttgctgaatgaagtTTATTTCTTCTAACTAAATGGACATCGGTTTAAACACTGTTTCTTAAACTGTTCTAGTTGAAAAAGCTCAGATTTTGAAACTCagttaaaaaatcaaatcaaatctcAGTTCTTTCCATATCAAATTCAACTGGGCGATCCACTGAACCTCTTTAAACctcaaaatctttatttttgaaatggaaattaataCTCTAAATTGGCCATTGGCAATTGAAACAACCTCAAGGCCCTGTCTCCTCCCTGGTGGTCCAGGTTGAAACTGAAAGTTCCCAACTTTCATCACATGGTTCTGGCAGCCACCCTCCCATCCTTAGGTGGGGTtccaaagtcacctcattaacataacaagagACACCACTGTCTTTCTCAACACTTAGGAAATCCCAAGGGCTTGGGAGCTATGGTCAGGAATCATagacaaaaatcaaatatatcaTGGGTATAAAACACAATACTGCACTTTGTATGCCAGGACTAGCATGATGCTTTACAAAGAGTAggcattaataaataaatattgaattaaagtTTGAATAATTGATTGAAGTAAGTTAGAAAAGTCACTTCATATTCCAGGACAGAAAAAAGCATGAACTAAACGAGATTTATAGTGACAATACATAGgagatatagataaataaaataaaatctgtaagtCTTAGTGGGTGATCAGATATCAAGAGTAGACAtttgattattgttgctatttcttttgtgttttttgtcttttttaaaaaaatattatttgattctTAATGCAATTTCTTAAACTTACTAGAGAAACACACATAATGTGAATCTTGTCATTATAAATACCTACTGTTGAATCATGTTCGTATGCCTTCAGTGATGACCAACAATGCTCCCATATCTTCTAACTTTTATTTCACTCGGtagattttccaaaatttcaCCTTTCTCTTTGAGCTCTCTCAACTCCATATCCCTTAACTCCGCAGAAACAAACCATTTCAACCTTCCTGTTTACTGTTTTCAATACCCTTAACCACTATCCTACCTTTATCCTACCTTTTCTTAGTGGAAAAGAGTATTCTCCATCTGTCTAAGAGGAGAGTTGTAGTGCTTAGAGATACAAACTGGAAGGACAATGACTGAGAACACAATTCTGAGGAGATAGATCGGAAATTGTAGGATAGTTAGGAGCTCAAGATTTAAGACAGAAAGAACAGGTACATGGTTATTGT
This DNA window, taken from Rhinolophus ferrumequinum isolate MPI-CBG mRhiFer1 chromosome 22, mRhiFer1_v1.p, whole genome shotgun sequence, encodes the following:
- the LOC117015062 gene encoding LOW QUALITY PROTEIN: CAP-Gly domain-containing linker protein 1-like (The sequence of the model RefSeq protein was modified relative to this genomic sequence to represent the inferred CDS: inserted 3 bases in 3 codons), whose product is MSLSLKCLEKQKTKTLKQLGKTKTLSALAGVMFSLPEPEQSSQGAEAAAAAVGSLAATQGDSSKSWWPGQCLAIWFLGETDFTKGEWCXVELDEPLEKNEATVAGIRYFQCQPKSGLFSSIHKVTKIVFPSTMPAKATSTAVRMVTTTTSLKRSPSVCSLSSMSSLVSYVNSKPRWAGLLTATSSCDARKISGATVLQEAPRERKQHXEQLPANGIYVEGAEVAKATSHVGEREQEVALAWDRHHQHVLEVEAKMDHLQTMVEIVDREKAELLNQLEEKRKVEDLXFRVEEESITKGDLEQKSQISEDPGNPGCQKQPKQPELPRATKSGRGGCLVLPWVTVYCHEWPAAILSGRRLVRAAVSCCEQPTCDQL